A window of the Hordeum vulgare subsp. vulgare chromosome 5H, MorexV3_pseudomolecules_assembly, whole genome shotgun sequence genome harbors these coding sequences:
- the LOC123452531 gene encoding WD repeat and HMG-box DNA-binding protein 1 has protein sequence MKGRAVKLREAHKAGSGSPAFCSVAWSPGGQHVVTASAADVAILIHDAAAGTGARGSGSAAAVATIRLHKDGVTAVALAPGSGGSLASGSIDHSVKFYSFPDGTFQSNVARFTLPIRSLAFNKKGALLAAAGDDDGIKLIATVDNTISKVLKGHKGSVTGLAFDPKNDYLASIDSFGTVIFWDLCLGSEARSLSCVAPTFGSDHSVKNTLCWSPDGHTLAVPGLRNNVVMYDRDTAEEVFTLKGEHEQPICSLCWSPNGRYLATAGLDRQVLVWDVKSRQDIERQKFDERICSMAWKPEDNAIVLIDVMGKFGIWESVVPSTMKSPIEGAPELNPPRVPLFDDEDEEEKPSTSAGFDDEVDESLGDSAPFNHKRLRRKATFDDHMNRDSEDEDMIHEMQPVKRTKGRHKDDKEGAKKAMDDSATSGRLVTARMQAAFQSGSTPSHPGKRNFLAYNMLGSITTIENEGHSHVEVDFHDTGRGPRVPSMTDYFGFTMAALNESGSVFANPCKGDNNMSTLMYRPFSSWAGNSEWSMRFEGEEVKSVTLGAGWVAAVTSLNLLRIFTEGGLQMHILSVSGPVVTVAGHGDQLAIVTHASDCLPSGDQVLDVKVFNITEGAQSASGRLVLTPSSHLAWFGFSENGQLSSYDSKGILRVFSGQFGGSWLPVFSSTKARKSEDESHWVVGLDANNIFCILCKSPESHPQVMPKPVLTILELSFPLASSDLGANSLENEFMTRKLHLSQIQKKIEEIAALGLDTAAFEDEAFNTEAALDRCILRLISTCCNGDKLVRATELAKLLTLEKSMKGALTLVTRLKLPILQEKFSSLLEERMLNDARMTGTAGVCSNPASTNYSPALNKIQPAKIVQNGNNLEASTPNPSARRSSAAGSKKAELEQPKNMKENTAKLSPAVTPSAKIPKKTDTSEGKAKRERDGTAGVSTAEQILKGGIDQAGAKNKSSEDGSRGEPQRPLNPFAKSSSNKEQSSSLLDSIKKMKVESEKVDKANSKKVKV, from the exons ATGAAAGGCCGCGCGGTTAAGCTTCGGGAGGCGCACAAGGCGGGCTCGGGCTCCCCGGCCTTCTGTTCAGTCGCCTGGTCCCCCGGGGGACAGCACGTCGTCACCGCGTCCGCCGCCGACGTCGCCATCCTGATCCACGACGCCGCCGCGGGGACCGGGGCCCGTGGCTCTGGTTCAGCCGCGGCCGTCGCCACGATCCGGCTCCACAAGGACGGCGTGACGGCCGTCGCCCTCGCGCCGGGCTCCGGCGGCTCGCTCGCGTCCGGTTCCATCGACCACTCGGTCAAGTTCTACTCCTTCCCAG ACGGCACGTTCCAGAGCAACGTTGCCCGGTTCACCCTCCCAATCCGCTCGCTGGCGTTCAACAAGAAGGGCGCCCTTTTGGCCGCCGCCGGCGACGATGACGGCATCAAGCTGATTGCTACAGTCGACAACACGATCTCCAAGGTGCTCAAAGGCCACAAGGGCTCCGTGACCGGGCTGGCTTTTGACCCCAAAAATGATTATCTGGCATCAATCGACAGCTTTGGCACTGTCATCTTTTGGGATCTTTGtttgggcagcgaggcacgcagctTGTCGTGTGTTGCCCCGACATTCGGTTCCGACCACTCGGTGAAGAATACCCTGTGCTGGAGTCCCGATGGGCACACCCTTGCTGTTCCTgggctgaggaacaatgtggtcaTGTATGACAGGGACACCGCGGAGGAGGTATTCACATTGAAAGGAGAACATGAGCAGCCAATATGCAGCCTTTGCTGGTCCCCGAATGGGAGGTACCTGGCAACTGCTGGCCTCGACAGGCAGGTGCTTGTGTGGGATGTGAAGTCAAGGCAGGACATCGAGAGGCAGAAGTTTGATGAAAGGATATGTAGCATGGCATGGAAACCGGAGGATAATGCTATAGTACTCATTGATGTAATgggcaaatttgggatttgggaaTCAGTGGTCCCTTCGACTATGAAGTCGCCCATTGAGGGTGCGCCTGAGCTAAACCCGCCAAGGGTTCCTTTGTTTGATGACGAAGATGAGGAAGAAAAGCCAAGCACATCGGCTGGTTTTGATGATGAGGTCGATGAAAGCCTTGGTGATTCAGCACCTTTCAACCACAAGCGGTTGAGGAGAAAGGCCACATTTGATGACCACATGAATAGAGATAGCGAAGATGAGGACATGATACATGAGATGCAGCCAGTGAAGAGAACAAAAGGTAGGCACAAAGATGACAAAGAGGGTGCTAAGAAGGCAATGGATGATTCAGCAACTTCCGGAAGGTTGGTTACAGCAAGAATGCAAGCTGCCTTCCAATCCgggtcaacaccatctcatcctgGCAAGCGAAATTTCCTTGCTTACAACATGCTTGGAAGTATTACCACCATTGAAAATGAGGGGCACTCGCATGTAGAG GTCGACTTCCACGACACAGGAAGAGGCCCCAGAGTCCCTTCCATGACGGACTATTTTGGTTTCACCATGGCTGCACTGAATGAATCAGGAAGCGTGTTTGCAAATCCATGCAAGGGCGACAACAATATGAGCACTCTTATGTATCGCCCCTTCAGCAGCTGGGCTGGTAACAGTGAG TGGTCAATGAGGTTTGAGGGAGAAGAAGTGAAGTCTGTGACTCTTGGTGCTGGATGGGTTGCTGCAGTCACAAGTTTAAATCTTTTGCGCATCTTCACCGAAGGGGGCTTGCAG ATGCATATCCTCTCAGTCAGTGGTCCAGTGGTTACCGTGGCAGGTCATGGGGATCAGCTAGCAATTGTCACACATGCTTCAGATTGCCTACCCTCGGGAGATCAG GTCCTAGATGTTAAGGTATTCAACATAACTGAGGGGGCACAATCTGCGTCTGGTCGCCTTGTCTTGACTCCATCCTCTCATCTAGCTTGGTTTGGTTTCAGTGAGAATGGCCAACTTAGTTCATATGACTCCAAG GGAATACTGAGGGTCTTTTCTGGTCAGTTTGGTGGGAGTTGGCTTCCTGTGTTCAG TTCAACCAAGGCAAGAAAATCTGAAGATGAAAGCCACTGGGTGGTGGGTTTAGATGCTAATAATATATTCTGCATTCTATGCAAATCCCCTGAAAGTCATCCTCAG GTGATGCCCAAGCCTGTTCTAACTATACTTGAGCTGTCATTTCCTCTTGCTTCATCTGACCTCGGAGCCAATAGTTTGGAAAACGAGTTCATGACAAGGAAGTTGCATCTCTCACAG ATCCAAAAGAAAATAGAAGAAATTGCTGCTCTGGGTCTGGACACAGCTGCATTTGAAGATGAAGCATTCAATACAGAGGCTGCACTTGACCGGTGCATCCTGAGACTAAtatctacttgttgcaatg GTGATAAGCTAGTCCGAGCCACTGAGCTTGCAAAGTTACTGACGTTGGAGAAATCAATGAAGGGAGCATTAACACTTGTTACACGCTTGAAACTTCCTATATTACAAGAGAAGTTCAGTTCATTACTTGAG GAGAGAATGTTAAACGACGCAAGAATGACTGGAACAGCTGGTGTTTGCTCGAACCCGGCCAGTACAAACTACTCACCAGCGCTCAATAAAATCCAACCTGCTAAAATTGTGCAAAATGGAAATAACttggaggcatccacaccaaaccCTTCTGCCCGACGAAGCAGTGCAGCTGGATCTAAGAAGGCAGAATTAGAACAGCCAAAAAATATGAAGGAAAACACTGCAAAGCTTTCACCCGCGGTCACCCCTTCAGCCAAGATACCCAAGAAGACCGATACCTCTGAAGGGAAAGCAAAGAGGGAGAGGGATGGAACAGCGGGCGTGAGTACAGCTGAACAGATTCTGAAAGGAGGCATTGATCAGGCTGGTGCTAAAAATAAGAGCAGTGAAGACGGCAGCCGAGGAGAGCCTCAACGGCCACTTAACCCATTTGCAAAATCTTCATCCAACAAAGAACAGTCATCATCGCTTTTGGATTCCATAAAAAAGATGAAGGTTGAAAGCGagaaagttgataaagccaacagCAAGAAGGTGAAAGTATAA